A portion of the Parasteatoda tepidariorum isolate YZ-2023 chromosome 5, CAS_Ptep_4.0, whole genome shotgun sequence genome contains these proteins:
- the LOC107441725 gene encoding kelch-like protein 18 isoform X3, producing MSYWSHKWKMNEKIQEDEFLFEQEDLAANSFPNFEDIRKREKLCDVVLQVDNNRFFAHRVILAGTIPYFHAMFTHDMVESTQKEITIKEIDPEALDLLIDFAYSGKIYINSRNVQSVLVGASFLQLHKVRDACCEFMKKRLHPNNVLGIRTFADALGCSMLVDATNRFIQMHFIEVARSEEFLNLQFSDIRDIVGRDELHTTTEEQVFESVMAWVKNDLARMKHLPELLTQVRMPLLTPQYLTDHVATEELIRTSHQCRDLLDEAKDYHLMPERRPLLQSFRTRPRCCPDIIGCIYAVGGLTKSGDSLSTVEVYDPKIGRWQMAEAMTMLRSRVGVAVMHNKLYAIGGYNGTERLSTVEVFDPGHRTWSTAASMNCKRSAVGAATLFNKLYVCGGYDGISSLNTVECYDPETNGWSMVTSMSKHRSAAGVVAFDDHIYALGGHDGLSIFDSMERYNPQTGQWTNMPPMLSKRCRLGVATLNGNIYVCGGYDGATFLLTAEVYNPSTKQWKYIAPMNVMRSRVALAANFGKLYAIGGYDGTTNLNSVEVYNPETNRWEFVASMCAHEGGVGVGVIPSL from the exons gttGACAATAATCGTTTCTTTGCTCATCGAGTTATATTAGCTGGCACAATTCCTTATTTTCATGCAATGTTTACTCATGATATGGTGGAATCAACCCAAAAGGAAATAACTATCAAAGAAATTGACCCTGa ggcattggatttattaattgattttgctTATAgcggaaaaatatatataaattcaagaAATGTACAATCGGTTCTTGTTGGTGCATCATTTCTTCAGCTTCATAAAGTTCGGGATGCTTGTtgtgaatttatgaaaaaaag gttgcATCCCAATAATGTTTTAGGTATTAGAACATTTGCTGATGCCCTTGGTTGTTCAATGCTCGTCGATGCAACAAATCGATTCATTCAAATGCACTTTATTGAAGTTGCACGTTCTGAGGAGTTTTTGAATTTGCAATTTTCTGATATTAGAGATATTGTTGGCCGAGATGAATTACACACCACCACTGAAGAACAA gTGTTTGAATCTGTTATGGCTTGGGTAAAAAATGATTTGGCTCGGATGAAGCATTTGCCAGAATTGCTCACTCAGGTGCGAATGCCTTTATTAACACCTCAATACCTAACTGATCATGTTGCTACTGAAGAGTTAATCAGAACTTCACATCAATGTAGAGATTTGCTGGATGAGGCAAAAGATTATCATCTAATGCCTGAAAGACGGCCATTGTTACAGAGTTTCAGAACACGTCCTAGATGTTGTCCTGATATTATTGGGTGTATATATGCTGTTGGTGGACTCACAAAATCAG GTGATTCTTTAAGCACAGTGGAGGTGTATGACCCTAAAATTGGACGTTGGCAAATGGCTGAAGCCATGACAATGTTAAGGAGTAGGGTTGGTGTTGCAGTCATGCACAATAAGTTGTATGCTATAGGTGGGTACAATGGAACAGAACGACTAAGTACAGTTGAAGTCTTTGATCCAGGTCATCGTACTTGGTCTACTGCCGCATCTATGAATTGTAAAAGAAG tgCTGTTGGGGCTGCTACTctttttaacaaactttatGTGTGTGGAGGGTATGATGGCATTTCATCATTAAATACTGTTGAATGTTATGATCCTGAAACCAATGg GTGGTCTATGGTTACTAGCATGTCAAAACATAGAAGTGCTGCTGGTGTTGTAGCCTTTGATGACCATATATATGCATTGGGTGGTCATGATGGTCTTTCTATCTTTGATTCA ATGGAAAGATATAATCCACAAACAGGTCAGTGGACAAACATGCCACCTATGCTGTCAAAACGATGTAGACTCGGCGTAGCTACTCTCAATGGAAACATATATGTTTGTGGCGGTTACGATGGAGCTACATTCCTTTTAACTGCTGAAGTTTATAATCCCTCTACAAAACAATGGAAATACATAGCTCCGATGAATGTCATGCGTAGTCGAGTGGCATTGGCAGCTAACTTTGGTAAACTTTATGCCATTGGAGGATACGATGGGACAACTAATCTCAATTCAGTTGAAGTTTATAATCCAGAAACCAATCGCTGGGAGTTTGTTGCATCCATGTGCGCACATGAAGGAGGAGTTGGTGTCGGTGTCATACCTTCGTTATAA
- the LOC107441725 gene encoding kelch-like protein 18 isoform X1, whose protein sequence is MSYWSHKWKMNEKIQEDEFLFEQEDLAANSFPNFEDIRKREKLCDVVLQVDNNRFFAHRVILAGTIPYFHAMFTHDMVESTQKEITIKEIDPEALDLLIDFAYSGKIYINSRNVQSVLVGASFLQLHKVRDACCEFMKKRLHPNNVLGIRTFADALGCSMLVDATNRFIQMHFIEVARSEEFLNLQFSDIRDIVGRDELHTTTEEQVFESVMAWVKNDLARMKHLPELLTQVRMPLLTPQYLTDHVATEELIRTSHQCRDLLDEAKDYHLMPERRPLLQSFRTRPRCCPDIIGCIYAVGGLTKSGDSLSTVEVYDPKIGRWQMAEAMTMLRSRVGVAVMHNKLYAIGGYNGTERLSTVEVFDPGHRTWSTAASMNCKRSAVGAATLFNKLYVCGGYDGISSLNTVECYDPETNGWSMVTSMSKHRSAAGVVAFDDHIYALGGHDGLSIFDSMERYNPQTGQWTNMPPMLSKRCRLGVATLNGNIYVCGGYDGATFLLTAEVYNPSTKQWKYIAPMNVMRSRVALAANFGKLYAIGGYDGTTNLNSVEVYNPETNRWEFVASMCAHEGGVGVGVIPSL, encoded by the exons gttGACAATAATCGTTTCTTTGCTCATCGAGTTATATTAGCTGGCACAATTCCTTATTTTCATGCAATGTTTACTCATGATATGGTGGAATCAACCCAAAAGGAAATAACTATCAAAGAAATTGACCCTGa ggcattggatttattaattgattttgctTATAgcggaaaaatatatataaattcaagaAATGTACAATCGGTTCTTGTTGGTGCATCATTTCTTCAGCTTCATAAAGTTCGGGATGCTTGTtgtgaatttatgaaaaaaag gttgcATCCCAATAATGTTTTAGGTATTAGAACATTTGCTGATGCCCTTGGTTGTTCAATGCTCGTCGATGCAACAAATCGATTCATTCAAATGCACTTTATTGAAGTTGCACGTTCTGAGGAGTTTTTGAATTTGCAATTTTCTGATATTAGAGATATTGTTGGCCGAGATGAATTACACACCACCACTGAAGAACAA gTGTTTGAATCTGTTATGGCTTGGGTAAAAAATGATTTGGCTCGGATGAAGCATTTGCCAGAATTGCTCACTCAGGTGCGAATGCCTTTATTAACACCTCAATACCTAACTGATCATGTTGCTACTGAAGAGTTAATCAGAACTTCACATCAATGTAGAGATTTGCTGGATGAGGCAAAAGATTATCATCTAATGCCTGAAAGACGGCCATTGTTACAGAGTTTCAGAACACGTCCTAGATGTTGTCCTGATATTATTGGGTGTATATATGCTGTTGGTGGACTCACAAAATCAG GTGATTCTTTAAGCACAGTGGAGGTGTATGACCCTAAAATTGGACGTTGGCAAATGGCTGAAGCCATGACAATGTTAAGGAGTAGGGTTGGTGTTGCAGTCATGCACAATAAGTTGTATGCTATAGGTGGGTACAATGGAACAGAACGACTAAGTACAGTTGAAGTCTTTGATCCAGGTCATCGTACTTGGTCTACTGCCGCATCTATGAATTGTAAAAGAAG tgCTGTTGGGGCTGCTACTctttttaacaaactttatGTGTGTGGAGGGTATGATGGCATTTCATCATTAAATACTGTTGAATGTTATGATCCTGAAACCAATGg GTGGTCTATGGTTACTAGTATGTCAAAACATAGAAGTGCTGCTGGTGTTGTAGCCTTTGATGACCATATATATGCATTGGGTGGTCATGATGGTCTTTCTATCTTTGATTCA ATGGAAAGATATAATCCACAAACAGGTCAGTGGACAAACATGCCACCTATGCTGTCAAAACGATGTAGACTCGGCGTAGCTACTCTCAATGGAAACATATATGTTTGTGGCGGTTACGATGGAGCTACATTCCTTTTAACTGCTGAAGTTTATAATCCCTCTACAAAACAATGGAAATACATAGCTCCGATGAATGTCATGCGTAGTCGAGTGGCATTGGCAGCTAACTTTGGTAAACTTTATGCCATTGGAGGATACGATGGGACAACTAATCTCAATTCAGTTGAAGTTTATAATCCAGAAACCAATCGCTGGGAGTTTGTTGCATCCATGTGCGCACATGAAGGAGGAGTTGGTGTCGGTGTCATACCTTCGTTATAA
- the LOC107441725 gene encoding kelch-like protein 18 isoform X2: MRLRKLFAVDNNRFFAHRVILAGTIPYFHAMFTHDMVESTQKEITIKEIDPEALDLLIDFAYSGKIYINSRNVQSVLVGASFLQLHKVRDACCEFMKKRLHPNNVLGIRTFADALGCSMLVDATNRFIQMHFIEVARSEEFLNLQFSDIRDIVGRDELHTTTEEQVFESVMAWVKNDLARMKHLPELLTQVRMPLLTPQYLTDHVATEELIRTSHQCRDLLDEAKDYHLMPERRPLLQSFRTRPRCCPDIIGCIYAVGGLTKSGDSLSTVEVYDPKIGRWQMAEAMTMLRSRVGVAVMHNKLYAIGGYNGTERLSTVEVFDPGHRTWSTAASMNCKRSAVGAATLFNKLYVCGGYDGISSLNTVECYDPETNGWSMVTSMSKHRSAAGVVAFDDHIYALGGHDGLSIFDSMERYNPQTGQWTNMPPMLSKRCRLGVATLNGNIYVCGGYDGATFLLTAEVYNPSTKQWKYIAPMNVMRSRVALAANFGKLYAIGGYDGTTNLNSVEVYNPETNRWEFVASMCAHEGGVGVGVIPSL; encoded by the exons gttGACAATAATCGTTTCTTTGCTCATCGAGTTATATTAGCTGGCACAATTCCTTATTTTCATGCAATGTTTACTCATGATATGGTGGAATCAACCCAAAAGGAAATAACTATCAAAGAAATTGACCCTGa ggcattggatttattaattgattttgctTATAgcggaaaaatatatataaattcaagaAATGTACAATCGGTTCTTGTTGGTGCATCATTTCTTCAGCTTCATAAAGTTCGGGATGCTTGTtgtgaatttatgaaaaaaag gttgcATCCCAATAATGTTTTAGGTATTAGAACATTTGCTGATGCCCTTGGTTGTTCAATGCTCGTCGATGCAACAAATCGATTCATTCAAATGCACTTTATTGAAGTTGCACGTTCTGAGGAGTTTTTGAATTTGCAATTTTCTGATATTAGAGATATTGTTGGCCGAGATGAATTACACACCACCACTGAAGAACAA gTGTTTGAATCTGTTATGGCTTGGGTAAAAAATGATTTGGCTCGGATGAAGCATTTGCCAGAATTGCTCACTCAGGTGCGAATGCCTTTATTAACACCTCAATACCTAACTGATCATGTTGCTACTGAAGAGTTAATCAGAACTTCACATCAATGTAGAGATTTGCTGGATGAGGCAAAAGATTATCATCTAATGCCTGAAAGACGGCCATTGTTACAGAGTTTCAGAACACGTCCTAGATGTTGTCCTGATATTATTGGGTGTATATATGCTGTTGGTGGACTCACAAAATCAG GTGATTCTTTAAGCACAGTGGAGGTGTATGACCCTAAAATTGGACGTTGGCAAATGGCTGAAGCCATGACAATGTTAAGGAGTAGGGTTGGTGTTGCAGTCATGCACAATAAGTTGTATGCTATAGGTGGGTACAATGGAACAGAACGACTAAGTACAGTTGAAGTCTTTGATCCAGGTCATCGTACTTGGTCTACTGCCGCATCTATGAATTGTAAAAGAAG tgCTGTTGGGGCTGCTACTctttttaacaaactttatGTGTGTGGAGGGTATGATGGCATTTCATCATTAAATACTGTTGAATGTTATGATCCTGAAACCAATGg GTGGTCTATGGTTACTAGTATGTCAAAACATAGAAGTGCTGCTGGTGTTGTAGCCTTTGATGACCATATATATGCATTGGGTGGTCATGATGGTCTTTCTATCTTTGATTCA ATGGAAAGATATAATCCACAAACAGGTCAGTGGACAAACATGCCACCTATGCTGTCAAAACGATGTAGACTCGGCGTAGCTACTCTCAATGGAAACATATATGTTTGTGGCGGTTACGATGGAGCTACATTCCTTTTAACTGCTGAAGTTTATAATCCCTCTACAAAACAATGGAAATACATAGCTCCGATGAATGTCATGCGTAGTCGAGTGGCATTGGCAGCTAACTTTGGTAAACTTTATGCCATTGGAGGATACGATGGGACAACTAATCTCAATTCAGTTGAAGTTTATAATCCAGAAACCAATCGCTGGGAGTTTGTTGCATCCATGTGCGCACATGAAGGAGGAGTTGGTGTCGGTGTCATACCTTCGTTATAA